One region of Natronorubrum aibiense genomic DNA includes:
- a CDS encoding CoxG family protein, whose translation MEFDGKFELEDVPPEKAWIVLSDPIAVRNALKGCQYITPMDDDFSFDDYEPEEDVETLPEADPEDVAERAFKEGQEYAALMQVGVGSVKPRFETSVTIDERDHDDFIMTATGSGTASGSSFSMESGMQIHPLEDGEGSRIEWWTEADISGRIAQLGSRVIKPVANKIVGNFFSNIEQQMSDVEETDSSITDRIRGML comes from the coding sequence GTGGAGTTCGACGGCAAATTCGAACTCGAGGACGTCCCCCCGGAGAAGGCGTGGATCGTCCTTTCGGACCCGATCGCGGTACGAAACGCGCTGAAAGGCTGTCAGTACATCACGCCGATGGACGACGACTTCAGCTTCGACGACTACGAACCCGAGGAGGACGTCGAGACGCTACCCGAAGCTGATCCGGAGGACGTCGCCGAGCGCGCGTTCAAAGAAGGGCAGGAGTACGCGGCGCTGATGCAAGTCGGTGTCGGCAGCGTCAAGCCGCGATTCGAGACCTCGGTGACGATCGACGAACGCGACCACGACGACTTTATCATGACTGCGACCGGGAGCGGGACCGCAAGCGGGAGCAGCTTCAGCATGGAGTCGGGGATGCAGATTCACCCACTCGAGGATGGCGAAGGGTCACGCATCGAGTGGTGGACCGAGGCCGATATCTCGGGCCGGATCGCCCAGCTCGGCTCGCGCGTGATCAAGCCCGTCGCGAACAAGATCGTCGGCAACTTCTTCAGTAACATCGAACAACAGATGTCAGACGTCGAAGAGACGGATTCGAGCATCACGGATCGGATCCGCGGGATGTTATGA
- a CDS encoding FAD binding domain-containing protein — protein sequence MKPAQFEQHEPKTVEEAVSLLESLDNRAILSGGQSMVPMLRFRLAVPETVIDINRIESLDYLEEDDGWLKIGALARHADVEHSELIAERYGSFADTAPLVADPQIRNRGTVAGSVAQADPKGDWGSVLLAHEGEVVAQGPDGERVIPADEFFLLPYDTTLDENELLTELRVPTPAPREGSAYHKLKRKVGDYAMAGSAARLVLDDEGRIEQAGIGLTAVDITNVRATDAEEHLEGERPSSDLFKRAGELAAEQSNPESDEHGDASYKERMVNVLTQRALGDAAERAGLVKRRVSQ from the coding sequence ATGAAACCAGCACAGTTCGAACAGCACGAACCCAAGACCGTCGAAGAGGCCGTGAGTCTACTCGAGAGTCTCGACAACCGTGCGATCCTCTCCGGCGGACAGAGTATGGTCCCGATGCTGCGGTTCCGGCTCGCGGTACCGGAGACCGTCATCGACATCAACCGGATCGAGAGCCTCGACTACCTCGAGGAGGACGACGGCTGGCTCAAAATCGGCGCGCTCGCACGCCACGCCGACGTCGAGCACTCCGAACTGATCGCCGAGCGCTACGGGAGCTTCGCCGATACGGCACCGCTGGTCGCGGACCCACAGATCCGAAATCGTGGGACAGTCGCGGGCTCCGTCGCACAGGCGGACCCGAAAGGCGACTGGGGCAGCGTCTTACTCGCCCACGAGGGCGAGGTCGTCGCACAGGGACCCGACGGCGAGCGAGTCATTCCGGCTGACGAGTTCTTCTTGCTGCCGTACGATACGACTCTCGACGAGAACGAACTTCTCACCGAGCTTCGGGTGCCGACGCCCGCGCCTCGAGAGGGCAGCGCCTACCACAAACTGAAACGGAAGGTGGGCGACTACGCGATGGCTGGCTCGGCTGCACGGCTCGTCCTCGATGACGAGGGACGGATCGAGCAGGCGGGGATCGGCCTCACCGCCGTCGACATCACGAACGTCCGGGCGACTGACGCCGAGGAGCACCTCGAGGGCGAACGGCCGAGCAGTGACCTGTTCAAACGTGCCGGCGAGTTGGCAGCCGAACAGTCAAATCCCGAGTCCGACGAACACGGTGACGCGAGCTACAAGGAACGAATGGTAAATGTCCTCACGCAGCGCGCACTCGGCGACGCCGCCGAACGTGCCGGGCTGGTCAAACGGAGGGTATCACAGTGA
- a CDS encoding (2Fe-2S)-binding protein, whose translation MTNTREITLTVNGTEHTIDVEPRQLLVHAIREELDMTGTHIGCDTGNCGACTVLKDGEPIKSCLMFATQADGSELMTVEGMEELPEARGDLHPLQEGFREEHGLQCGYCTPGMLMSGKALLDENPDPSEAEIREAISGNLCRCTGYQNIVRSIEYAAEELEEVAAADGGTTAASAFDGEFDCGVENCCGGPSTDRDHDATEGGEHR comes from the coding sequence GTGACGAACACACGAGAGATCACGCTGACGGTCAACGGTACTGAACACACGATCGACGTCGAACCGCGCCAGCTGCTGGTTCACGCGATCAGGGAGGAACTGGACATGACCGGCACGCACATCGGCTGTGATACCGGCAACTGCGGGGCCTGTACGGTCCTCAAAGACGGCGAGCCGATCAAATCCTGTCTCATGTTCGCGACGCAAGCCGACGGGAGCGAACTCATGACCGTCGAGGGCATGGAGGAACTTCCCGAAGCGCGGGGCGACCTGCATCCGCTGCAGGAAGGCTTCCGCGAGGAACACGGTCTGCAGTGTGGCTACTGTACGCCCGGCATGCTGATGTCCGGGAAGGCGTTGCTCGACGAGAACCCGGACCCGAGCGAGGCGGAGATCCGCGAGGCGATCAGCGGCAACCTCTGTCGGTGTACCGGCTACCAGAACATCGTGCGCTCGATCGAGTACGCCGCGGAGGAACTCGAGGAGGTCGCGGCTGCCGACGGCGGCACGACCGCTGCGTCGGCGTTCGACGGCGAGTTCGACTGCGGCGTCGAGAACTGCTGTGGCGGCCCGTCGACCGATCGCGACCACGACGCCACCGAAGGCGGTGAACACAGATGA
- a CDS encoding aerobic carbon-monoxide dehydrogenase large subunit yields MSSDSERFAEAEDGGPQPEKHCGHGRGGMGEEVKRKEDQRFITGRGNYVDDIKKPDMLHCEIVRSPHAHARIENIDKSRALDVDGVVAVLTADDLREYDLATMPTLMADTQDVLVNDKVKFQSQEVAAVIATDRYTAKDGAQKVVVDYDVLEPVVDAEKSLEDDAPLIRDDIEGQEDNHCLDWETGDEEATAEAFENADVTVKEQMLYQRLHPAPIETCGAVGDYDPGKDKLTVHMTSQAPHIHRTLFAQVSGIPEHKIRIVSPDVGGGFGNKVPIYPGYVVAAAASYVLEQPVKWVEERSENIQSTGFARDYDMTGELAATDDGEILAVRTDVLADHGAYNAVAQPSKFPAGFFNIFTGSYDIDTAYGSLTAAYTNTAPGGVAYRCSFRVTEAVYLIERMVKVLADELGMDPVEIRRKNFIQPEQFPYESPTGWNYDSGDYEGALDKALEMADYDHYREEQQRRIDEDADTLLGIGISSFTEVVGAGPGKTCDIAGVEMFDSAEIRVHPTGNATVRVGVQTQGQGHETTFAQIVAEELGMDVEDITVEHGDTDTDPYGLGTYGSRSTPVAGAAAAVASRKVREKAKAIAANELEAAKEDITWDRESGEFHVAGAPDRSISITEIAAGAYMNHPSSEEPGLEAVNYYDPPEMTYPFGSYIVVVEVDRETGEVEFEKFVAVDDCGNRINPMIIEGQIHGGLAQGIGTAMLEHVTFDDNGNVTGGDFMNYLLPTSMEIPNFETGHTVTPSPHHPIGAKGVGESPTVGSPPAIVNAVVDAMSHAGITHVEMPMTPDTVWEKLDEAGLATDPADYVSLEFEGQSSDGTADD; encoded by the coding sequence ATGAGCAGTGATTCAGAGCGGTTCGCGGAGGCAGAAGACGGCGGCCCCCAGCCCGAAAAACACTGCGGCCACGGCCGCGGCGGGATGGGGGAAGAAGTCAAACGAAAGGAAGACCAGCGCTTCATCACGGGGCGTGGCAACTACGTCGACGACATCAAGAAGCCGGACATGCTTCACTGCGAGATCGTTCGCAGTCCGCACGCCCACGCCCGCATCGAGAACATCGACAAATCGCGGGCGCTGGACGTCGACGGCGTCGTCGCCGTCCTCACCGCGGACGACTTGCGCGAGTACGATCTCGCGACGATGCCGACGCTGATGGCCGACACGCAGGACGTGCTGGTCAACGACAAAGTCAAGTTCCAGTCTCAGGAGGTCGCCGCCGTCATCGCGACCGATCGGTACACGGCCAAAGACGGCGCACAGAAAGTTGTCGTCGACTACGACGTGCTCGAGCCGGTCGTCGACGCCGAGAAGTCACTCGAGGACGACGCGCCGCTGATCAGAGACGACATCGAGGGTCAAGAGGACAACCACTGTCTCGACTGGGAAACGGGCGACGAGGAGGCCACCGCCGAGGCCTTCGAGAACGCGGACGTGACGGTTAAAGAGCAGATGCTCTACCAGCGCTTGCACCCGGCCCCGATCGAGACCTGCGGTGCCGTCGGCGACTACGATCCCGGCAAGGACAAACTGACCGTCCACATGACCTCGCAGGCACCCCACATCCACCGAACCCTGTTCGCGCAGGTCTCGGGCATTCCGGAACACAAGATCCGGATCGTCAGCCCGGACGTTGGAGGTGGCTTCGGCAACAAGGTGCCGATCTATCCCGGCTACGTCGTTGCCGCCGCAGCGTCGTACGTTCTAGAGCAGCCGGTGAAGTGGGTCGAAGAACGCTCGGAGAACATCCAGTCGACCGGCTTCGCCCGCGACTACGACATGACGGGCGAACTAGCCGCGACCGACGACGGCGAGATTCTGGCGGTTCGAACCGACGTGCTCGCAGACCACGGCGCGTACAACGCCGTCGCCCAGCCGTCGAAGTTCCCCGCCGGGTTCTTCAACATCTTCACGGGGTCGTACGATATCGACACGGCCTACGGCTCGTTGACTGCGGCCTACACCAACACCGCGCCGGGCGGCGTCGCCTACCGGTGTTCGTTCCGCGTCACGGAAGCCGTCTACCTCATCGAGCGGATGGTGAAAGTCCTCGCGGACGAACTCGGGATGGACCCCGTCGAGATCCGCCGGAAGAATTTCATCCAGCCCGAGCAGTTCCCCTACGAGAGTCCGACTGGGTGGAACTACGACTCGGGTGACTACGAGGGGGCACTGGACAAGGCCCTCGAGATGGCCGACTACGACCACTACCGCGAGGAACAACAGCGCCGGATCGACGAGGACGCCGACACACTGCTCGGCATCGGCATCTCCTCGTTCACCGAAGTCGTCGGCGCTGGCCCCGGCAAGACCTGTGACATCGCGGGCGTCGAGATGTTCGACTCCGCCGAGATCCGGGTCCATCCGACCGGCAACGCGACGGTTCGGGTCGGCGTCCAGACGCAGGGACAGGGCCACGAGACCACGTTCGCCCAGATCGTCGCCGAGGAACTCGGCATGGACGTCGAGGATATCACCGTCGAACACGGCGACACCGACACCGATCCGTACGGCCTCGGGACCTACGGCTCCCGAAGTACGCCCGTCGCCGGCGCGGCGGCTGCCGTCGCCTCACGCAAGGTCCGCGAGAAGGCCAAAGCCATCGCCGCGAACGAACTCGAGGCCGCCAAAGAAGACATCACCTGGGACCGTGAGAGCGGCGAGTTCCACGTCGCCGGCGCACCGGATCGGTCGATCTCGATCACCGAGATCGCCGCGGGCGCGTACATGAACCATCCCTCGAGCGAAGAGCCGGGCCTCGAGGCGGTCAACTACTACGACCCACCGGAAATGACGTATCCGTTCGGCTCCTACATTGTCGTCGTGGAAGTCGACCGCGAGACCGGCGAGGTCGAATTCGAGAAGTTCGTCGCTGTCGACGACTGTGGCAACCGCATCAACCCGATGATCATCGAAGGCCAGATCCACGGCGGACTCGCTCAGGGGATCGGGACGGCGATGTTAGAGCACGTCACCTTCGACGACAACGGCAACGTCACCGGCGGTGACTTCATGAACTACCTGCTGCCGACGTCGATGGAGATCCCGAACTTCGAGACGGGCCACACCGTGACGCCGTCGCCCCACCATCCGATCGGTGCGAAAGGGGTCGGCGAGTCGCCGACGGTCGGGTCGCCGCCGGCGATCGTCAACGCCGTCGTCGACGCGATGAGCCACGCCGGCATCACGCACGTCGAGATGCCGATGACGCCCGACACCGTCTGGGAGAAACTCGACGAAGCGGGGCTCGCGACCGACCCCGCCGACTACGTCTCCCTCGAGTTCGAGGGCCAATCGAGCGACGGCACGGCAGACGACTGA
- a CDS encoding XdhC family protein, translating to MTRDTPPDADDDPPGDAAATDGARRARERALQAREEPYARATVVRREPPVSATVGDRALVTADGDLDGWIGGVSCAQSRVTDEAQAAIADGEPRLIGIAPDPDAIDRPGLEAFPMQCHSQGTLEVFIEPVLPARRLLVVGGSPIAHSLVRLATELDVDVTLVDPEVEENAAELPADTTVLPTLEPEEIAAAGGRGPFVVVASMGEYDARGVAAGVIAEAPYIGLVASETRAAEIADRAAGLLECEPAAVRDVITSPAGIDISASTAPEIATSLLAELVAVRATTGAATASSAGVAAAVGSQGIETAGTADESDTEHDDSSDDATATTSCCSGESEDEATAADETAAAIDPVCEMTVDPDEAPHVTHQGTTYYFCCHGCADAFRTDPDEYLEGIEHEQMSSA from the coding sequence ATGACACGAGACACACCACCCGACGCCGACGACGACCCCCCCGGCGACGCCGCGGCAACTGACGGCGCGCGCAGGGCTCGAGAGCGCGCGCTGCAGGCGCGCGAGGAACCGTACGCCAGGGCGACCGTCGTCAGGCGCGAGCCGCCGGTGTCGGCCACCGTCGGCGATCGGGCGCTCGTGACGGCCGACGGCGACCTCGACGGCTGGATCGGCGGCGTCTCCTGTGCGCAGTCGCGCGTGACTGACGAGGCCCAGGCCGCGATCGCCGACGGCGAGCCGCGGCTGATCGGCATCGCGCCCGACCCAGACGCGATCGACAGGCCCGGCCTCGAGGCGTTCCCGATGCAGTGTCATAGCCAGGGCACCCTCGAGGTGTTCATCGAGCCGGTGCTCCCGGCGCGAAGGCTGCTCGTCGTCGGTGGGTCGCCGATCGCCCACTCACTGGTCCGATTAGCAACCGAACTCGACGTCGACGTAACGCTCGTCGATCCCGAGGTCGAGGAGAACGCAGCCGAGTTGCCGGCAGACACGACAGTCCTGCCGACGCTCGAGCCCGAAGAAATCGCCGCGGCGGGCGGCCGTGGCCCGTTCGTCGTCGTCGCCTCGATGGGCGAGTACGATGCCCGTGGCGTCGCCGCCGGCGTCATCGCCGAGGCCCCGTACATCGGTCTCGTCGCGAGCGAGACGCGGGCCGCAGAGATCGCCGACCGGGCCGCCGGGCTCCTCGAGTGTGAGCCGGCGGCCGTTCGGGACGTGATCACGAGCCCGGCGGGGATCGACATCTCGGCGTCGACTGCGCCGGAGATCGCGACGAGCCTGCTCGCCGAACTGGTCGCCGTGCGAGCGACCACCGGCGCTGCGACGGCCTCGAGTGCGGGCGTCGCGGCTGCCGTGGGGAGTCAGGGAATCGAGACGGCAGGCACAGCAGACGAATCGGACACGGAGCACGACGACTCGAGCGACGACGCGACAGCGACGACGTCGTGTTGTTCCGGGGAAAGCGAGGACGAGGCGACGGCAGCCGACGAAACAGCGGCAGCGATCGATCCCGTCTGCGAGATGACGGTCGATCCGGACGAGGCACCGCATGTCACCCACCAAGGAACGACCTACTACTTCTGCTGTCACGGCTGTGCCGACGCCTTCCGAACCGACCCCGACGAGTATCTCGAGGGAATCGAACACGAACAGATGAGTTCAGCATGA
- a CDS encoding AAA family ATPase — protein MTGEKPGAPFDSVDEETLRERFEAQHYVADDRVVTTVQLALQLGRPLLIEGAPGSGKTELGKVLADGFDTELIRLQCYEGLTAENALYEWNYTKQLLAVQSNEGTVTGDAGAEDSDATRSVFDDEYLLERPLLRALTTDDDRSPVLLIDEIDRADEAFEAFLLELLSEYQVSIPELGTVRAENPPVVILTSNRTRGLSDALKRRCLYLHVEPPSFETEYEIVSRKVPELDAAIVAEVCAVVERLREESFLKRPGVAETLDWARAVATLRADGDDEPLSTAEIERTIGCLLKEVEDVTRVDTALLEQLQAAAAAADDRLEPAET, from the coding sequence ATGACCGGGGAGAAGCCGGGCGCGCCGTTCGACTCGGTCGACGAAGAGACGCTGCGCGAGCGCTTCGAGGCCCAACACTACGTCGCGGACGACCGCGTGGTAACCACCGTCCAGCTCGCGTTACAGCTCGGCCGGCCGCTGCTCATCGAGGGTGCGCCCGGCAGCGGGAAAACCGAACTGGGGAAGGTGCTCGCCGACGGGTTCGACACTGAACTCATCAGACTCCAGTGTTACGAGGGGCTGACCGCCGAGAACGCCCTCTACGAGTGGAACTACACGAAACAGCTGCTCGCCGTGCAGTCGAACGAGGGCACGGTGACTGGCGACGCTGGCGCGGAGGACAGCGACGCGACTCGCTCCGTCTTCGACGACGAGTACTTACTCGAGCGGCCGCTGTTGCGGGCGCTGACGACCGACGACGATCGCTCACCGGTTTTGTTGATCGACGAGATCGACCGCGCCGACGAAGCGTTCGAGGCGTTCTTGCTCGAACTGCTCTCGGAGTATCAGGTGTCGATCCCGGAACTGGGGACCGTCCGCGCCGAGAACCCGCCGGTCGTCATCCTCACGTCGAACCGCACGCGCGGGCTCAGTGACGCACTCAAGCGGCGCTGTCTGTACCTCCACGTCGAACCGCCCTCGTTCGAGACGGAGTACGAAATCGTCTCCCGCAAGGTTCCCGAACTCGATGCAGCCATCGTGGCCGAGGTCTGTGCCGTCGTCGAACGCCTCCGTGAGGAGTCGTTCCTCAAACGGCCGGGCGTCGCCGAGACGCTCGACTGGGCGCGGGCGGTGGCAACGCTACGGGCCGACGGCGACGACGAGCCGCTGTCGACCGCCGAGATCGAACGGACGATCGGCTGTCTGCTCAAAGAAGTCGAAGACGTCACCCGCGTCGACACCGCGTTGCTCGAACAGTTGCAGGCGGCCGCAGCCGCGGCCGACGATCGACTCGAGCCCGCCGAGACATGA
- a CDS encoding VWA domain-containing protein: MTSQQDPPEDAAGSDRPSVTDGGREGLDRPAGLHTVPDFEAARTHVLTELVRFTDDLRRAGVDVPATGTLEGARALAVVGFADREPVADALRATLLSEVGEQEAFDEEFPTFWHRLRTGLDRIATHEGTGTLNDDEPEPSGTVALEGEASELLSETEPPSLKDGDGDDSERAEIRLKTGRRHATGERPVDDGDGDGDAVRRYSAIGGRERVAATPASLTDADRDAIDRFVDALATIPGRRTRQASSGDRIDARRALRASLGTGGAAMELPTRERVPSELHCCLLIDVSGSVLDTVDRDTLLAVAERLQTVARRSSVFLFDTDLVDATEQFERAGGDPAGALREAEISWGGGTQIGDAFETLRRRHRDAVDRRTVVVVISDGLDVGEQSVLEEQITWLARRAAAVLWLNPLAVASTYEPRTRGMETCLPYVDGLFGFAEPTDLAEIARQLERRGLDGPIGYEYDPRRQQPADSTAAAEEDHE; this comes from the coding sequence ATGACTTCACAGCAGGACCCGCCCGAGGACGCCGCCGGATCGGACCGCCCCAGCGTCACGGACGGCGGACGGGAGGGGCTCGACCGGCCGGCGGGACTCCACACCGTTCCCGATTTCGAGGCCGCACGTACGCACGTTCTGACGGAACTCGTGCGGTTCACCGACGACCTGCGGCGGGCGGGCGTCGACGTGCCGGCGACGGGGACACTCGAGGGCGCACGAGCGCTCGCCGTGGTCGGATTCGCCGACCGAGAGCCAGTCGCGGACGCGCTGCGGGCGACGCTGCTCTCGGAGGTGGGCGAGCAGGAGGCGTTCGACGAGGAGTTTCCGACGTTCTGGCACCGGCTCCGAACCGGGCTCGATCGAATCGCGACCCACGAGGGGACGGGCACACTGAACGACGACGAGCCGGAGCCGTCCGGCACCGTCGCACTCGAGGGGGAGGCGTCCGAACTGCTGTCAGAGACGGAGCCGCCGTCGCTCAAGGACGGCGACGGAGACGACTCGGAACGCGCCGAGATTCGACTGAAGACCGGTCGACGCCACGCCACGGGCGAGCGGCCGGTCGACGACGGTGACGGCGATGGGGACGCCGTCCGCCGGTACAGTGCCATTGGCGGGCGCGAGCGCGTGGCGGCGACGCCGGCATCGCTGACGGATGCCGACCGCGACGCGATCGATCGGTTCGTGGACGCGCTGGCGACGATCCCCGGTCGGCGAACCCGACAGGCCTCTAGCGGCGATCGGATCGACGCACGACGGGCGCTGCGGGCGAGCCTCGGTACTGGAGGTGCCGCGATGGAACTGCCCACCCGGGAACGGGTCCCGAGCGAGCTGCACTGCTGTCTGCTGATCGACGTCAGCGGCTCCGTGCTGGATACGGTCGACCGCGACACGCTCCTCGCCGTCGCGGAACGACTCCAGACCGTCGCACGTCGGAGCTCGGTCTTCCTGTTCGATACCGACCTCGTCGACGCGACCGAGCAGTTCGAACGCGCCGGCGGCGACCCTGCTGGGGCGCTGCGCGAAGCCGAAATCTCGTGGGGTGGCGGCACGCAGATCGGCGACGCGTTCGAAACCCTCCGGCGACGACACCGCGACGCGGTGGACCGCCGAACCGTCGTCGTCGTCATCAGCGACGGCCTCGACGTCGGCGAGCAGTCGGTCCTCGAGGAGCAAATCACGTGGCTCGCCCGCCGGGCCGCGGCGGTGCTCTGGCTCAATCCGCTCGCGGTCGCGTCGACCTACGAACCGCGGACGCGAGGGATGGAAACCTGTCTGCCGTACGTCGACGGCCTCTTCGGCTTCGCGGAGCCGACGGATCTGGCCGAAATCGCCCGCCAACTCGAGCGCCGTGGGCTCGACGGCCCGATCGGCTACGAGTACGATCCACGCCGCCAGCAGCCGGCCGACAGCACCGCCGCAGCCGAGGAGGACCACGAATGA
- a CDS encoding Rossmann-like domain-containing protein — translation MSAPVLPTVIDRLRERGATDGATVEQITVGRSTLMVELAGLEGELDNTPRGREEQPTAGLAHRPPGDEPSTAGIDLETLLEWAEQSPVDSVPDRDAGSKSDATTLEIALGVAAVNALSTPFIEWQTGDPMALLDSSVDTIATVGLFRPAFRKFADVDVRVVERTPVDDVSTPDDVTVSTHRPTDAAAAMAGAEVVFITGSTLVYGGLEQYLEAAPETATVVLIGATASMLPGPAFAAGVTVVAGASVTDTDRVREAIRADACGTELHEAGVQKVYTVIPTHTGSDRGLRLARSDQQFADEPNDDRSERPDR, via the coding sequence ATGAGCGCTCCGGTCCTCCCGACTGTCATCGACCGACTCCGCGAGCGCGGAGCCACTGACGGGGCGACGGTAGAGCAGATTACGGTCGGGCGATCGACGCTCATGGTCGAGTTGGCTGGCTTGGAGGGCGAACTCGACAATACACCGCGGGGACGCGAGGAGCAACCGACCGCCGGCCTCGCCCACCGCCCGCCGGGAGACGAGCCGTCGACGGCCGGTATCGACCTCGAGACGCTGCTCGAGTGGGCGGAACAGTCACCCGTCGATTCGGTACCGGATCGCGACGCCGGCTCGAAGTCGGACGCCACGACGCTCGAGATCGCCCTCGGCGTCGCGGCCGTCAACGCGCTGTCGACTCCGTTCATCGAGTGGCAGACGGGTGACCCGATGGCGCTGCTCGACTCGAGCGTCGACACGATCGCGACTGTCGGGCTCTTTCGCCCCGCATTTCGGAAATTCGCCGACGTCGACGTGCGCGTGGTCGAACGCACGCCCGTCGACGACGTGTCGACGCCCGACGACGTCACTGTCTCGACCCATCGACCGACCGACGCGGCCGCCGCAATGGCGGGTGCCGAGGTCGTTTTCATAACTGGTTCGACGCTCGTCTACGGCGGCCTCGAGCAATACCTCGAGGCCGCACCCGAGACGGCAACGGTCGTCTTGATCGGAGCGACCGCCTCCATGCTCCCGGGGCCGGCGTTTGCCGCCGGCGTGACCGTCGTCGCCGGCGCGTCGGTCACCGATACCGATCGCGTTCGCGAGGCCATCCGCGCCGACGCGTGCGGAACTGAGTTACACGAGGCCGGCGTACAGAAGGTATACACAGTGATTCCCACACATACCGGTTCGGACCGCGGCCTGCGGCTGGCTAGATCCGACCAACAGTTTGCAGACGAACCGAACGACGACCGATCCGAGAGACCCGACCGATGA
- a CDS encoding XdhC family protein translates to MTRSNWSVPETEVLQRVHERLDDDSADVLATIVDVEGNAYRRPGAKMLLDEAGDGVGSITAGCLEDDLLAAAESVREDGRPELITYDLMDDEDDVWGLGVGCNGIIDVLLEPLTETYRPAVEAFADSRNVAVLTVLEGGDGPLTRGDRAYYHPAGEGLTTPEGTPADEWPAALADPAAVLAERGRTDTIEVDDLEVFIDGLAAPTELVVFGSGHDVGPVTELAAKNDFHVTVVGFRGSVDLEDRFPDADETVTTSPSAVADELDLEERTHAVVMTHNFIDDRLTVEQLLDSSVAYIGLMGPHDRFEKMLAEFDDEGRTFDEDALSSLYTPIGLDLGGGSPYQIAHSIVAEVLAVSNDRTPRHLRTREGHIHDRVTVDSPPQ, encoded by the coding sequence ATGACACGAAGCAACTGGAGCGTCCCGGAAACAGAGGTGCTACAGCGCGTTCACGAGCGACTCGACGACGACAGCGCGGACGTCCTCGCGACGATCGTCGACGTCGAGGGCAACGCCTACCGCCGGCCGGGGGCGAAGATGCTCCTCGACGAAGCAGGCGACGGCGTCGGCAGTATTACAGCGGGTTGTCTCGAGGACGACCTGCTCGCGGCGGCCGAGTCGGTGCGCGAGGACGGCCGACCGGAGCTGATCACGTACGATCTGATGGACGACGAAGACGACGTCTGGGGGCTCGGCGTCGGCTGTAACGGCATCATCGACGTCCTACTCGAGCCGCTCACCGAGACGTATCGCCCGGCCGTCGAGGCGTTTGCCGACAGTCGAAACGTGGCCGTACTCACCGTCCTCGAGGGCGGCGATGGCCCCCTGACCCGTGGTGATCGCGCGTACTACCATCCCGCTGGGGAAGGGCTGACGACGCCCGAAGGAACGCCAGCAGACGAGTGGCCAGCCGCGTTAGCCGATCCGGCGGCGGTTCTCGCCGAGCGTGGCCGAACGGACACCATCGAGGTCGACGACCTCGAGGTGTTCATCGACGGGCTGGCCGCGCCGACGGAGCTGGTCGTCTTCGGCTCCGGCCACGACGTGGGGCCGGTCACCGAACTGGCGGCGAAAAACGACTTCCACGTCACTGTCGTCGGCTTTCGGGGAAGTGTCGACCTCGAGGATCGGTTCCCGGATGCTGACGAGACGGTGACGACCTCGCCGTCGGCCGTCGCCGACGAACTCGACCTCGAGGAGCGCACCCACGCGGTCGTGATGACGCACAACTTCATCGACGACCGGCTGACCGTCGAGCAGTTGCTGGACTCGTCGGTCGCGTATATCGGCCTGATGGGACCGCACGACCGGTTCGAGAAGATGCTCGCGGAGTTTGACGACGAGGGCCGAACGTTCGACGAGGATGCGCTGTCATCGCTGTACACCCCGATCGGTCTCGACCTCGGCGGGGGGTCGCCCTACCAGATCGCCCACAGCATCGTCGCCGAGGTGCTCGCGGTCTCGAACGATCGAACGCCGCGCCATCTGCGAACTCGAGAGGGCCACATTCACGACCGAGTCACCGTCGACTCGCCACCGCAGTAG